The sequence GTAAAGCCTTTATGATGATCGGACCGAAAGTTATGTTCGGAACAAAATGCCCGTCCATTACATCGAAGTGAATCCAATCGGCGCCCCCCTTTTCAACGAGACGCATTTGGCGTTCAAGATTTGTGAAGTCAGCCGAAAGTACTGATGGTGCAATGATAATATTTTTCATAATAATTTAATACTCGAATCTTTCAATTTTTTTACTGCCGGTTTTTGTAACAAATAAATTTACCTTTTCTCCCCATGTTATTAATTCACCAGGTCGAGGATATTGTTCGATGATGGTGTTAGGCAGAAGATCGGAGGATGGTTGATATTCTATCTGCCCTAATTTTAAACCTAATTCTCCTAAAATTTTTTCTGCTTCGTTATACGATTTCCCTACAAGGTTTGGCACTTCGACTTTATCAATTATTTTTCCTTGGCTTATAATTATTGAAACGAAACTATTCTTCTTTACTTTACTCCCTATTTGAATAGATTGATCGACAACCGTGTTTTCGGGAAACTCGTCGGATGGTAAATATTCGATTTCTCCTAATTTCAATCCGCTGCGGTCGAGTGTGAATTTTGCATCTCTTAGCGATTTACCTTTCAGGTTTGGGACAACTACTTCTTGTTCACCACCACTTAATGTTAAATAAACGCGTCTTCCCTTTTTTACAATCCCATTTTCAGCGGGATTCTGAAAAACCACAACTCCGATTGGATATCTAACGTCAGGTCGAAAACCGCCGTCCTGTGGTTCTAATCCTAATGAATCCAACAACTTTATTGCTGCTTCTTTTTGTAAACCTACTAATTTGGGAATAGCCACCACGCCCCCTTTATTTACATACCAAGGTAATAGAATGTTGTTGCACAAAAAAAATAGAAGCAATAATATCAATAAAGCGAGCAATAGTTTTTTAGCAACTGGCGATTTGATAATATGATTTAATTTCTTTTTCATAACTTTGTGCCAAAATATATCAAATACTTGTTTTAAATTCAAATATCTTGATATTAGTTTAATTTTTATATATATTTTGTAAAATTTTTAACAACCTAAAGTTTAGCATGGATTATAAAAATCTTATCAAAGCGGCAAACTCAGCAAAGAAAAATTCGCATTCACCGTATTCAAAATTTCGAGTCGGTGCCGCAGTTTTAACCAAAAGCGGAAAAATTTACTCCGGATGCAACATCGAAATCAGTTCTTACTCGCTAACTATATGTGCTGA is a genomic window of Bacteroidota bacterium containing:
- a CDS encoding PASTA domain-containing protein — encoded protein: MKKKLNHIIKSPVAKKLLLALLILLLLFFLCNNILLPWYVNKGGVVAIPKLVGLQKEAAIKLLDSLGLEPQDGGFRPDVRYPIGVVVFQNPAENGIVKKGRRVYLTLSGGEQEVVVPNLKGKSLRDAKFTLDRSGLKLGEIEYLPSDEFPENTVVDQSIQIGSKVKKNSFVSIIISQGKIIDKVEVPNLVGKSYNEAEKILGELGLKLGQIEYQPSSDLLPNTIIEQYPRPGELITWGEKVNLFVTKTGSKKIERFEY